Proteins encoded together in one Riemerella anatipestifer window:
- a CDS encoding phospho-sugar mutase, protein MNTVDKAKLWLTEAFDEETRQTVKQLIDTNSPELEDAFYKNLEFGTGGMRGIMGVGTNRLNKYTLGQATQGLANYLHQQFPNQEIKVAIAYDVRNNSKEFGKIVADVLTANGIKVLLFKEHRPTPELSFTVRDKKCNAGIVLTASHNPPEYNGYKVYWNDGAQIVPPNDAEIINEVLNTKYEDINFNGNDSLIEWVGEEQDEVYIRMCMENSLYQKDKLGYDNLNIVFTSIHGTTYTTIPQALAKAGFTKVDLVKEQMIPSGNFPTVESPNPEEPAALTMAMDLAKVTNADIVIGTDPDGDRLGIAVRNLDGEMQLLNGNQTNMILTDYILSQWQKQGRITGTEFIGSTIVTSDVFFDLAKSYGVECKMGLTGFKWIGKMIREVEGKQKFICGGEESFGFMTGDFVRDKDSCGSILLACEVAAWCKAQGKTMYQYMIEIYQRLGLYQEALVNVVKKGKEGAEQIKKMMTDFRNNPATLLAGSKVVLVKDYQEQTAWDLNKNEKQPMTDIPKSNVLIYYTEDGTKVAIRPSGTEPKIKFYFSALDKIESEKDFKSKIEILNEKIEVIKKDLGLV, encoded by the coding sequence ATGAATACAGTGGATAAAGCTAAACTTTGGCTTACAGAGGCGTTTGATGAAGAAACTAGACAGACTGTAAAACAATTGATAGATACTAACTCACCAGAGTTAGAAGATGCATTTTATAAAAACTTGGAGTTTGGTACAGGTGGAATGCGTGGGATTATGGGCGTTGGAACCAACAGACTTAATAAATATACTTTAGGACAAGCAACACAGGGTCTTGCCAACTATTTGCATCAGCAGTTCCCTAACCAAGAGATAAAGGTAGCCATAGCGTATGATGTAAGAAATAACTCTAAAGAATTTGGTAAAATAGTAGCAGATGTACTTACGGCTAATGGGATTAAAGTATTGTTGTTTAAGGAACACCGTCCTACACCAGAGCTTTCGTTTACGGTGAGAGATAAAAAATGTAACGCAGGTATTGTGCTTACCGCTTCACACAATCCACCAGAGTACAATGGGTATAAAGTATATTGGAACGATGGAGCTCAGATAGTGCCACCTAATGATGCAGAAATCATCAATGAAGTACTCAATACTAAATATGAAGACATCAACTTTAATGGTAATGATAGCCTTATAGAATGGGTAGGAGAGGAGCAAGATGAGGTTTATATAAGAATGTGTATGGAGAACTCTCTTTATCAGAAAGATAAGTTGGGGTATGATAATCTTAATATTGTATTTACTTCTATTCACGGGACTACTTATACCACCATTCCACAGGCTTTAGCAAAGGCAGGTTTTACCAAGGTAGATTTAGTAAAAGAACAGATGATTCCTAGCGGAAACTTCCCTACGGTAGAAAGTCCAAATCCCGAAGAGCCAGCAGCATTAACTATGGCAATGGATTTAGCAAAGGTTACCAATGCAGATATTGTAATAGGTACAGACCCAGACGGAGATAGATTAGGGATAGCGGTAAGAAATTTAGATGGAGAAATGCAACTCCTCAATGGAAATCAGACCAATATGATTCTTACAGACTATATTTTGTCTCAATGGCAAAAGCAAGGTCGTATCACGGGCACAGAGTTTATAGGTTCTACCATTGTAACTTCTGATGTGTTTTTTGATTTGGCAAAATCCTATGGAGTTGAATGTAAGATGGGGCTTACAGGCTTTAAATGGATAGGTAAAATGATAAGAGAAGTAGAAGGTAAGCAGAAATTTATCTGTGGAGGAGAGGAAAGTTTTGGCTTTATGACAGGAGATTTTGTGAGAGATAAAGACTCTTGTGGTTCTATATTATTGGCTTGTGAAGTAGCAGCGTGGTGTAAGGCTCAAGGTAAAACGATGTATCAGTATATGATAGAAATCTACCAAAGATTAGGTCTTTATCAAGAGGCTCTTGTAAATGTGGTGAAAAAGGGTAAAGAAGGTGCGGAGCAAATCAAAAAAATGATGACGGATTTTAGAAATAATCCTGCAACCTTGTTGGCAGGTTCTAAAGTGGTTTTGGTTAAAGATTATCAAGAGCAAACCGCTTGGGATTTGAACAAAAACGAAAAACAACCAATGACGGATATTCCTAAGTCTAATGTGCTTATTTACTATACAGAAGATGGCACAAAAGTAGCGATAAGACCTTCGGGAACAGAACCTAAAATTAAATTCTATTTTAGTGCATTAGATAAAATAGAGTCAGAGAAAGATTTTAAGTCTAAGATAGAAATTCTAAATGAAAAAATAGAAGTTATCAAAAAAGATTTAGGTCTAGTATAA
- a CDS encoding GIN domain-containing protein codes for MKHYIYLLVSVFLWSSCGKVTPEGEIKSEDTPLEVFNKLELEGKYRLFFTQGEENFVNVETYPNLISNLKIKVEDSTLKIIEKRPTGNVDFYTVTVYSKTPLKQISISDSVEMNVSGDIKTPTLKINLKNQGKFIGAIKTSKAEVQMTEKSRANFSGVTKEAVLKISDTASIIAPYWTVDYFDIQSKNGNYAEINTKEEISGKVENTAKLVYYGNPIRKLKIDKDTRVENKEKP; via the coding sequence ATGAAACATTATATTTATCTTTTGGTATCGGTATTCTTATGGAGTTCTTGTGGAAAGGTAACTCCAGAAGGTGAGATAAAATCTGAAGATACGCCTTTGGAGGTCTTTAATAAACTTGAACTAGAAGGTAAATACAGGCTGTTTTTCACTCAAGGAGAGGAGAACTTTGTTAATGTAGAAACTTATCCTAATCTTATTAGCAATTTAAAAATTAAAGTTGAAGATAGTACACTCAAAATCATAGAGAAAAGACCTACTGGAAATGTAGATTTCTACACAGTAACGGTTTACTCCAAAACGCCATTGAAACAAATAAGTATTTCTGACTCTGTGGAAATGAATGTTTCAGGAGATATTAAAACGCCTACTTTGAAAATCAATCTAAAAAATCAAGGCAAATTTATAGGTGCAATAAAGACCTCTAAAGCAGAAGTGCAAATGACGGAGAAATCAAGAGCTAATTTTTCAGGCGTTACTAAAGAGGCTGTGCTTAAAATTTCGGATACAGCGAGTATTATAGCGCCTTATTGGACGGTAGATTATTTTGATATTCAGTCTAAAAATGGGAACTATGCAGAAATCAATACTAAAGAAGAAATTTCTGGAAAGGTAGAAAATACAGCTAAGCTGGTCTATTACGGAAATCCAATAAGAAAGCTCAAAATAGATAAAGATACAAGAGTAGAAAATAAAGAAAAACCTTAA
- a CDS encoding glycosyltransferase family 2 protein → MDLSIVIPLLNEEQSLEELYNRIENVCNEAGLSYEIWFVDDGSTDSSWGTIMFLKNRNPNIQGIKFSRNYGKSQALHAAFARVKGEVVITMDADLQDFPEEIPALYHKVVNEGYDIVSGWKKKRYDNVMTKNIPSKLFNAAARKVSGVFLHDFNCGLKAYRKQVVKSIDVYGDMHRYIPVLAANAGFRKITEKEVQHQARPYGSSKFGTERFIRGFLDLVTLWFVSRFGGRPMHFFGAVGTLMFIIGFLSSLWLGVSKLIDMSKGVYGHLIADNPWFYIALTMMIMGTLLFIAGFLGELIIRTNREHKNYHIEEII, encoded by the coding sequence ATGGATTTATCTATTGTCATACCTCTTCTTAATGAGGAACAATCTTTAGAAGAACTTTATAATAGGATAGAAAATGTCTGCAATGAGGCTGGTTTATCTTACGAAATTTGGTTTGTGGACGATGGGAGTACCGATAGTTCTTGGGGGACAATAATGTTTCTTAAAAATAGAAATCCTAATATACAAGGGATTAAATTTTCTAGAAACTATGGGAAATCTCAAGCACTCCATGCAGCTTTTGCGAGGGTGAAAGGAGAAGTGGTAATTACTATGGATGCGGATTTACAAGATTTTCCGGAAGAGATACCAGCTTTGTATCATAAAGTGGTTAATGAAGGTTATGATATTGTGAGCGGTTGGAAAAAGAAACGCTACGATAATGTAATGACCAAAAATATTCCGTCTAAGCTATTCAATGCGGCAGCGAGAAAGGTTTCAGGAGTGTTTCTACACGATTTTAATTGTGGACTTAAAGCGTACCGAAAGCAAGTGGTAAAGTCCATAGATGTATATGGAGATATGCATAGATATATCCCTGTACTAGCGGCTAATGCAGGTTTTAGGAAAATTACAGAGAAAGAAGTACAACACCAGGCAAGACCTTACGGAAGTTCAAAATTTGGCACAGAACGATTTATAAGAGGTTTCTTGGATTTGGTAACACTTTGGTTTGTAAGTAGATTTGGAGGTAGGCCAATGCATTTCTTTGGAGCGGTAGGTACACTGATGTTTATTATTGGTTTTTTATCATCTCTTTGGTTGGGTGTGTCTAAATTGATAGATATGTCTAAAGGTGTTTATGGGCATTTAATAGCTGATAACCCTTGGTTTTATATAGCTTTAACGATGATGATAATGGGGACTTTATTGTTTATAGCAGGTTTTTTAGGAGAACTGATTATCAGAACTAATAGAGAGCATAAAAATTATCACATAGAAGAAATTATTTAA
- a CDS encoding DUF4199 domain-containing protein, with protein MGKSTINNGLAMSGAILLVFFVVYFFFMDVNYFHTTMIANSFVLPLIFGVGAFISVYSYKKEKVRLTFKEAFGKAFAPMFLAGFLSISSIFVFISYVDKDVKSLLNHQYIESFRASLEEEYTKAKQITKPNTEEAKELEQKYEEGKKRIEEKVKKKEDMFSLYHFSLVFAGYCAFFLILSVFFGSFFRSKTVY; from the coding sequence ATGGGTAAAAGTACAATCAATAACGGATTAGCGATGAGTGGGGCAATCCTATTGGTGTTTTTCGTGGTGTATTTTTTCTTTATGGATGTTAATTATTTTCACACTACGATGATAGCTAATTCTTTCGTTCTACCTCTTATTTTTGGTGTTGGGGCGTTTATTTCTGTTTATTCATACAAGAAAGAAAAAGTTAGGCTTACCTTTAAGGAAGCTTTTGGAAAAGCATTTGCACCGATGTTTTTGGCGGGGTTCTTATCTATTTCCAGTATTTTTGTGTTTATTAGTTACGTTGATAAAGATGTTAAATCGCTTTTAAATCATCAGTATATAGAGAGTTTTAGAGCTTCTTTGGAAGAAGAATATACCAAAGCGAAACAAATTACCAAACCTAATACAGAAGAAGCAAAGGAACTAGAACAAAAATATGAAGAAGGTAAAAAACGAATTGAAGAGAAAGTAAAGAAAAAAGAAGATATGTTTTCTTTATACCATTTCTCTTTGGTGTTTGCAGGATATTGTGCTTTCTTTTTGATATTGTCTGTTTTCTTTGGAAGTTTCTTTAGAAGCAAAACGGTTTATTAA
- a CDS encoding DUF1573 domain-containing protein — protein MKKILTGLVLAVGFMASAQTISFDKTTVDYGKVEKGSEGHRYFTVTNTGDKPLVISNVKASCGCTTPEWDKTPILPGKTSKIKVGYNTNLVNPFKKLIEVFSNDPKANRSVIWIQGEVVETSK, from the coding sequence ATGAAAAAGATTTTAACAGGGCTAGTTTTAGCGGTAGGTTTTATGGCTTCTGCCCAAACTATTAGCTTCGATAAAACAACAGTAGATTATGGTAAAGTAGAAAAAGGTTCAGAAGGACACCGCTATTTTACAGTAACTAATACAGGTGATAAACCTTTAGTAATTAGTAATGTAAAAGCATCTTGTGGGTGTACAACTCCAGAATGGGACAAAACGCCTATTTTACCAGGTAAAACTTCTAAAATTAAAGTAGGTTATAACACTAATTTAGTAAATCCATTCAAGAAGCTTATAGAAGTTTTCTCTAACGACCCTAAAGCTAACAGAAGTGTTATTTGGATTCAGGGAGAGGTAGTGGAAACGAGTAAATAG